The Variovorax paradoxus genome window below encodes:
- a CDS encoding cell envelope biogenesis protein TolA: MNKPLCLLIAAFLASSAYAQTKPGELDPTGQGRPAARAEAKVKARPAGQVKAPGGDEPKTEEGGAIGTGRAAVAGDARAHTRDERRRNKDGSLKRRTTQGGTPQ; this comes from the coding sequence ATGAACAAGCCTCTCTGCCTCCTGATCGCCGCCTTTCTCGCATCCAGCGCGTACGCCCAGACGAAACCGGGCGAACTCGACCCCACCGGACAGGGCCGACCGGCCGCGCGCGCTGAAGCCAAGGTGAAGGCCCGGCCGGCCGGCCAGGTCAAGGCGCCCGGTGGCGACGAACCGAAGACCGAGGAAGGCGGCGCGATCGGCACGGGCCGCGCGGCCGTCGCTGGCGACGCCCGTGCCCACACGCGGGACGAGCGCCGCCGGAACAAGGACGGGAGCCTCAAGCGCCGCACCACGCAAGGTGGCACGCCACAGTAG
- a CDS encoding alpha/beta hydrolase yields the protein MSLDGQEIAYRAIGHGTGIPLLLLNRFRGTMDHWDPKLIDALAAKRPVLMFDQPGFGRSSGVPEDSLQAFAAMAARVVAQLNHRQVDVMGFSMGGTVALQLLLDHPERVRRAVIAGSGPGHVPAEGGGVAPADAAVWQVATKPVNSDEDFLFLFFEPTPTSRAAGQAYLARLAQREDAFARQVEPAAWQAQLKAAMAVGSEGSSLLPRLKDVPHPVLVANGRHDVMVPTYASYAMAQRLPHARLVVYPDLGHGFLFQHAESFSDEVNRFLDAP from the coding sequence ATGTCGCTCGACGGGCAGGAGATCGCCTACCGCGCCATCGGGCACGGCACGGGCATCCCCTTGCTGCTGCTCAACCGCTTCCGCGGCACCATGGACCACTGGGACCCGAAGCTCATCGATGCGCTGGCGGCGAAGCGCCCGGTGCTCATGTTCGACCAGCCCGGGTTCGGGCGTTCCTCGGGCGTGCCCGAGGACTCGCTGCAGGCCTTCGCCGCCATGGCGGCGCGCGTCGTCGCGCAGCTGAACCACCGGCAGGTCGACGTGATGGGCTTCTCGATGGGGGGCACCGTGGCACTGCAGCTGCTGCTGGACCATCCGGAACGGGTGCGCCGCGCGGTCATCGCCGGTTCCGGGCCCGGGCATGTGCCCGCCGAAGGCGGCGGCGTCGCGCCAGCGGATGCCGCCGTCTGGCAGGTGGCGACGAAGCCCGTCAACAGCGACGAGGACTTCCTGTTCCTCTTCTTCGAGCCGACGCCGACCAGCAGGGCAGCGGGGCAGGCCTATCTCGCGCGACTCGCGCAGCGCGAGGACGCCTTCGCCCGACAGGTGGAGCCCGCGGCCTGGCAGGCACAGCTCAAGGCCGCGATGGCCGTGGGCTCGGAAGGCAGTTCCCTGCTGCCGCGCCTCAAAGACGTGCCGCATCCCGTGCTGGTGGCCAACGGCCGCCACGACGTCATGGTGCCCACCTATGCCTCCTATGCGATGGCGCAGCGACTGCCCCATGCCCGTCTCGTCGTCTATCCGGACTTGGGGCACGGCTTCCTGTTCCAGCACGCCGAGTCCTTCTCGGACGAGGTGAACCGATTTCTCGACGCGCCGTGA
- a CDS encoding ABC transporter ATP-binding protein, which yields MFEAIEISGGYGKTSIVERASLRVGRGEIVALLGRNGVGKSTLMRLLVGQATPMGGNTRLDGRPLPERTDDRARCGLGYVPQGRFVFPRLSVSENIALAAVACGHPRAEAIARAFADFPALVPKANDLAGRLSGGQQQILAMARALATRPKLLLLDEPTEGVQPSIVDEIAEVLLRLRRDGLSVLVAEQDLNFCLSIAERAYVMDQGRIVRETRKAELEGDRALLQELLGV from the coding sequence ATGTTCGAAGCCATTGAGATCAGCGGCGGCTACGGCAAGACATCGATCGTCGAGCGCGCCAGCCTGCGCGTGGGGCGCGGCGAGATCGTCGCGCTGCTCGGCCGCAACGGCGTGGGCAAGTCCACGCTGATGCGCCTGCTGGTCGGCCAGGCCACGCCCATGGGCGGCAACACGCGCCTCGACGGCCGGCCGCTGCCCGAGCGCACCGACGACCGCGCGCGCTGCGGCCTGGGCTACGTGCCGCAGGGGCGCTTCGTGTTCCCGCGGCTGTCGGTCAGCGAGAACATCGCGCTGGCGGCCGTGGCCTGCGGCCATCCGCGCGCCGAGGCGATCGCGCGCGCCTTCGCCGACTTTCCGGCGCTGGTGCCCAAGGCCAACGACCTCGCGGGCCGGCTCAGCGGTGGCCAGCAGCAGATCCTCGCGATGGCGCGCGCGCTGGCCACGCGGCCGAAGCTGCTGCTGCTCGACGAGCCGACCGAGGGCGTGCAGCCCTCGATCGTCGACGAGATCGCCGAGGTGCTGCTGCGGCTGCGCCGCGACGGCCTGTCGGTGCTGGTCGCCGAGCAGGACCTGAACTTCTGCCTCTCGATCGCCGAGCGCGCCTACGTCATGGACCAGGGCCGCATCGTGCGCGAGACGCGCAAGGCCGAGCTCGAGGGCGACCGCGCGCTCCTGCAGGAACTGCTCGGCGTCTGA
- a CDS encoding transporter substrate-binding domain-containing protein: protein MSDEIGVGVLFAQTGNMAVTEQALLSGTLVAIDEINSGGGVAGRPIVPIIEDPGPDPASYRDIARRMVLHHQVPVIFGCCSSASRKAVLPVVERHGAVLFYPSVYEGFEYSPNVIYTGPTPAQTIVPLIKYLFAHHGRRFFLVGSEYVFAREISRIAKEFLLESAGSVAGETYLPMGAPDSAFAEVAERIAAARPDVVLSTVVGADTARLYAACHAIGATSAEHPIASLTASEAEIAALSPAARAGHLTVAPYFAGIESPASARFTALYEKRYGAGRRPNMYAEAGYLQVHLFARAVPREGAPDPDRIVRSLGGTRHASAQGEVEIDADTNHTALKARIGRSREDGGFDLLWEDASIVRPDPYLVAYERKIL from the coding sequence ATGTCCGATGAGATCGGCGTGGGCGTGCTGTTCGCCCAGACCGGCAACATGGCCGTGACCGAGCAGGCGCTGCTGAGCGGCACGCTGGTCGCCATCGACGAGATCAACTCGGGCGGCGGCGTCGCGGGCCGGCCCATCGTGCCGATCATCGAGGACCCGGGCCCCGATCCCGCGAGCTACCGCGACATCGCGCGCCGCATGGTGCTGCACCACCAGGTGCCGGTGATCTTCGGCTGCTGCTCGTCGGCCAGCCGCAAGGCCGTGCTGCCGGTGGTCGAGCGCCATGGCGCGGTGCTGTTCTATCCCTCGGTGTACGAGGGCTTCGAGTATTCGCCCAACGTGATCTACACCGGACCCACGCCCGCGCAGACCATCGTGCCGCTGATCAAGTACCTGTTCGCGCACCACGGGCGGCGCTTCTTCCTGGTCGGTTCCGAGTATGTGTTCGCGCGCGAGATCTCGCGCATCGCGAAGGAGTTTCTGCTCGAGAGCGCGGGCAGCGTCGCGGGCGAAACCTACCTGCCGATGGGCGCGCCCGACAGCGCCTTCGCCGAGGTGGCCGAGCGCATCGCCGCCGCGCGGCCCGACGTGGTGCTCAGCACCGTGGTGGGCGCCGACACCGCGCGGCTCTATGCCGCCTGCCATGCCATCGGCGCCACCTCGGCCGAACACCCGATCGCGAGCCTCACCGCGAGCGAGGCCGAGATCGCGGCACTGAGCCCGGCCGCGCGCGCGGGGCACCTCACGGTCGCGCCCTATTTCGCGGGCATCGAGAGCCCGGCCAGCGCGCGCTTCACCGCGCTCTACGAGAAGCGCTACGGCGCCGGCCGCCGGCCCAACATGTATGCCGAGGCCGGCTACCTGCAGGTGCACCTGTTCGCGCGCGCCGTGCCGCGCGAAGGCGCGCCCGACCCCGACCGCATCGTGCGCAGCCTCGGTGGCACGCGCCATGCTTCGGCCCAGGGCGAGGTCGAGATCGACGCCGACACCAACCACACCGCGCTCAAGGCCCGCATCGGGCGCTCGCGCGAGGATGGCGGTTTCGACCTGCTGTGGGAGGATGCCTCCATCGTCCGCCCCGATCCCTACCTCGTCGCCTACGAACGAAAGATCCTCTGA
- a CDS encoding amidase — MARPPFESPERFGLDTSFARDPSDPFGDGPLSGLGFAAKEVFDLAGHVTRAGNPDWLRTHAPATADAPAVARLLEAGARLQGRTLSDELAFSLAGENLHYGTPLNPRAPGRVPGGSSSGSASAVAGGCVDFALGTDTSGSVRIPASYCGLYGLRPTHGAIEARGVTPLAPAFDTVGWFAATAAVLERVGAVLLPPGEARPLRRVVPMADAFDDAAPGVATALRPALDRLASLDLAFDAPARGLPLGAAAQTYRVLQSAEVWRTHGEWFERTRPSMAPEIAARLRAASQVTAREIDAAQREADALRARIDDLLAHDRVLCLPTAPDVAPLLGASAQPDAQTRMRVLAHTCIAGLCGLPQVSLPLGVVDGLPVGLGLIAGRGRDRDLLALVGRIASDDANKTARA, encoded by the coding sequence ATGGCCCGCCCTCCCTTCGAGAGTCCGGAACGCTTCGGACTCGATACTTCGTTCGCGCGCGATCCGAGCGATCCGTTCGGTGATGGCCCGTTGAGCGGCCTCGGCTTCGCCGCCAAGGAGGTGTTCGACCTCGCGGGCCACGTCACGCGCGCGGGCAATCCCGACTGGCTGCGCACGCATGCGCCGGCCACGGCCGACGCACCCGCGGTCGCGCGCCTGCTCGAGGCCGGCGCGCGGTTGCAAGGGCGAACGCTCAGCGACGAACTCGCGTTCTCGCTCGCGGGCGAGAACCTGCACTACGGCACGCCGCTGAACCCGCGCGCACCCGGCCGCGTGCCCGGCGGTTCGTCGAGTGGCTCGGCCTCTGCCGTGGCCGGTGGCTGCGTCGACTTCGCGCTGGGCACCGACACCTCGGGCTCGGTGCGCATCCCGGCCAGCTACTGCGGTCTGTACGGTCTGCGGCCCACGCATGGCGCGATCGAGGCGCGCGGCGTCACGCCGCTGGCGCCGGCATTCGACACGGTCGGCTGGTTCGCCGCGACCGCGGCGGTGCTCGAGCGCGTGGGCGCGGTGCTGCTGCCGCCGGGCGAGGCACGGCCGCTGCGGCGCGTCGTCCCGATGGCCGATGCCTTCGACGATGCCGCGCCGGGCGTGGCGACAGCACTTCGTCCCGCGCTCGATCGCCTCGCGTCGCTGGACCTGGCCTTCGATGCGCCCGCGCGAGGCTTGCCGCTGGGTGCCGCGGCACAGACCTACCGCGTGCTGCAGAGCGCCGAGGTCTGGCGCACGCATGGCGAATGGTTCGAGCGCACCCGGCCGTCGATGGCGCCCGAGATCGCGGCGCGGCTGCGCGCGGCGTCGCAGGTCACGGCCCGGGAGATCGATGCCGCCCAACGCGAGGCCGACGCGCTGCGCGCGAGGATCGACGACCTGCTCGCGCACGACCGCGTGCTGTGCCTGCCGACCGCGCCCGACGTGGCGCCGCTGCTGGGCGCATCGGCACAGCCCGATGCGCAGACCCGCATGCGCGTGCTGGCCCATACCTGCATCGCGGGGCTGTGCGGCTTGCCGCAGGTCAGCCTGCCGCTGGGGGTGGTCGATGGCCTGCCCGTGGGGCTGGGGTTGATCGCGGGGCGGGGGAGGGATCGGGATCTGCTGGCGTTGGTGGGGCGGATCGCATCCGACGATGCGAACAAGACGGCGAGGGCTTGA
- a CDS encoding alpha/beta fold hydrolase, with protein MDHEIFEAGDIALQSGRMLRNAKLAYKTYGKLNAKRDNAIVYPTWFASTHADNEWLIGPGKALDPSEYFIVVPNSFGNGVSSSPSNQPAPNNRGRFPNVTVYDNVVQQHRLVTEHLGIDSLRLVTGWSLGAVHAFHWAALYPDMVQRLLPFQGAARASRHFQVFFASVKAALQADAEWREGFYERQPERGLRAAGRVYAGWGFSQKFLRDRLDIEALGFASLEDFLIEFWEGWLLSKDANNLVASLWTGQHGDIADNPVYRGDFVAALSAIKARAIVMPSSSDLYFPPEDSAFEVAHMPNAELRVLPSDWGHLAGKGLHEPDNAFIDSALRELLAA; from the coding sequence ATGGACCACGAGATCTTCGAGGCGGGCGACATCGCCCTGCAATCGGGCCGCATGCTGCGCAACGCGAAGCTGGCCTACAAGACCTACGGCAAGCTCAATGCCAAGCGCGACAACGCCATCGTCTACCCGACCTGGTTCGCGAGCACGCACGCCGACAACGAATGGCTGATCGGGCCCGGCAAGGCGCTCGATCCGTCGGAGTACTTCATCGTCGTGCCGAACTCCTTCGGCAACGGCGTCTCGAGCTCGCCGAGCAACCAGCCCGCGCCCAACAACCGCGGCCGCTTTCCGAACGTGACCGTCTACGACAACGTGGTGCAGCAGCACCGGCTGGTGACCGAGCACCTGGGCATCGACAGCCTGCGCCTGGTCACGGGCTGGTCGCTGGGCGCGGTGCATGCGTTCCACTGGGCCGCGCTGTACCCGGACATGGTGCAGCGGCTGCTGCCGTTCCAGGGCGCCGCGCGCGCGTCGCGCCACTTCCAGGTCTTCTTCGCGAGCGTGAAGGCCGCGCTGCAGGCCGACGCCGAATGGCGCGAGGGCTTCTACGAGCGCCAGCCCGAGCGCGGCCTGCGCGCCGCCGGCCGGGTGTACGCGGGCTGGGGCTTCTCGCAGAAGTTCCTGCGCGACCGGCTCGACATCGAGGCACTGGGCTTCGCCTCGCTCGAGGACTTCCTGATCGAGTTCTGGGAAGGCTGGCTGCTGTCGAAGGATGCCAACAACCTGGTCGCGTCGCTGTGGACCGGGCAGCACGGCGACATCGCCGACAACCCGGTCTACCGGGGCGACTTCGTCGCGGCGCTGTCGGCGATCAAGGCGCGCGCCATCGTCATGCCCTCGTCGAGCGATCTCTACTTTCCGCCCGAGGATTCGGCCTTCGAGGTCGCGCACATGCCCAACGCCGAGCTGCGCGTGCTGCCTTCCGACTGGGGCCACCTGGCGGGCAAGGGCCTGCACGAACCCGACAACGCGTTCATCGACAGCGCGCTGCGCGAACTGCTGGCGGCATGA
- a CDS encoding gamma-glutamylcyclotransferase, with amino-acid sequence MDSSEATPKASTPVGSNLVFVFGTLKEGYPNFATNRGRRIPGDFVTRERYPLYLMGERFSPWLVFLPGEGERIVGQLFEVDDAALAAMDLLERIDASDGYRRVPIAVERVGDAVGQRLTVHAYVKPTEQFDVTQARLGPLAEYTMAHAKLYRSRGVVS; translated from the coding sequence ATGGACTCCAGCGAGGCGACGCCGAAGGCGTCGACCCCTGTCGGATCGAATCTCGTCTTCGTCTTCGGCACCCTGAAAGAGGGCTACCCCAACTTCGCCACCAACCGCGGCCGGCGCATCCCCGGCGACTTCGTCACGCGGGAGCGCTATCCGCTGTACCTGATGGGCGAGCGCTTCTCGCCCTGGCTGGTCTTCCTGCCAGGCGAAGGAGAGCGCATCGTCGGTCAGCTGTTCGAGGTCGACGACGCGGCGCTGGCCGCCATGGACCTGCTCGAGAGGATCGACGCGTCGGACGGTTATCGGCGTGTCCCGATCGCTGTCGAACGCGTTGGCGATGCCGTTGGGCAGCGGCTGACCGTTCACGCCTACGTCAAGCCAACGGAGCAGTTCGACGTGACGCAGGCGAGGCTGGGGCCGCTGGCGGAATACACGATGGCGCACGCCAAGCTCTATCGATCGCGGGGCGTCGTGTCCTGA
- a CDS encoding amidase has translation MSIAETIDGAGVAQLAALIRRGELGAVELAERRLADIERRAARTNAFVAVDREGALAQAREADLALARGLSLGPLHGVPIAVKDNVLTAGLGSSAASAVLADAPLQGEAPLVARLRRAGAIVVAKTNMHEWAYGATNKGSHHGPTRNPWDPRAITGGSSGGSAACVADGLLPLAIGTDTGGSIRIPAAACGISGIKPGTGRVEGEGVLPLAWSFDAAGPMARSAEDLWLGLDAMWPGAAGDSSRHAAQFREARGRARLRIGVLAGEGFETASDVGRAFEAALEVFGQRGSDLVPVPVRGMAAVFAAWKAIMYAEASTFHRPLMHDRARHYAPDVRALLHAGESVSAVDYLAAQQFRGAFCAAFARDMAGLDALALPTLPVTAPPLAESRIEFAGRTTTVQDAMTAMPCLANFTGLPAVSLPCGFGDTGLPVGLTLIGHAGGEFALLGLAAAFQDDTAWHAMRPGHATATGREEGVHVR, from the coding sequence ATGTCCATCGCTGAGACCATCGACGGCGCTGGCGTGGCGCAATTGGCCGCGCTGATCCGCCGCGGCGAGCTCGGCGCGGTCGAGCTGGCCGAACGCCGGCTGGCCGACATCGAACGCCGCGCCGCGCGCACCAATGCCTTCGTGGCCGTCGACCGCGAAGGCGCGCTGGCCCAGGCGCGCGAGGCCGACCTCGCGCTGGCGCGCGGACTGTCGCTGGGGCCGCTGCATGGCGTGCCGATCGCGGTGAAGGACAACGTGCTGACCGCCGGCCTCGGCAGCAGCGCGGCCTCGGCCGTGCTGGCCGACGCGCCGCTGCAGGGCGAGGCACCGCTGGTCGCGCGGCTGCGCCGGGCCGGCGCCATCGTGGTGGCCAAGACCAACATGCACGAGTGGGCCTACGGCGCGACCAACAAGGGATCGCACCATGGCCCCACGCGCAATCCCTGGGACCCGCGCGCGATCACCGGCGGCTCCAGCGGCGGCTCGGCCGCCTGCGTGGCCGACGGGCTGCTGCCGCTGGCCATCGGCACCGACACCGGCGGCTCGATCCGCATTCCCGCCGCGGCCTGCGGCATCTCGGGCATCAAGCCGGGCACCGGCCGCGTCGAGGGCGAGGGCGTGCTGCCGCTGGCCTGGAGCTTCGATGCCGCCGGGCCGATGGCGCGCAGTGCCGAGGACCTGTGGCTGGGGCTCGACGCGATGTGGCCCGGCGCGGCCGGCGATTCCTCGCGCCATGCCGCGCAGTTCCGCGAGGCACGCGGCCGCGCCCGGCTGCGCATCGGCGTGCTGGCGGGCGAGGGCTTCGAGACCGCGTCCGACGTGGGCCGGGCCTTCGAGGCGGCGCTCGAGGTCTTCGGCCAGCGCGGCAGCGATCTCGTGCCGGTGCCGGTGCGCGGCATGGCGGCGGTGTTTGCGGCCTGGAAGGCCATCATGTACGCCGAGGCCAGCACCTTCCACCGTCCGCTGATGCACGACCGGGCGCGGCACTACGCACCCGACGTGCGCGCGCTGCTGCATGCGGGCGAGAGCGTGTCGGCCGTCGACTACCTCGCGGCGCAGCAGTTCCGCGGCGCCTTCTGCGCCGCGTTCGCGCGCGACATGGCGGGCCTCGATGCGCTCGCGCTGCCGACGCTGCCCGTGACCGCGCCGCCCTTGGCAGAATCGCGCATCGAATTCGCCGGCCGCACGACCACCGTCCAGGACGCCATGACCGCCATGCCCTGCCTCGCCAACTTCACCGGCCTGCCGGCGGTGAGCCTGCCCTGCGGCTTCGGCGACACGGGCCTGCCGGTGGGCCTCACGCTGATCGGCCATGCCGGCGGCGAGTTCGCGCTGCTCGGGCTGGCCGCGGCCTTCCAGGACGACACCGCCTGGCACGCCATGCGGCCCGGCCATGCGACGGCGACAGGCCGCGAGGAGGGCGTGCATGTCCGATGA
- a CDS encoding ATP-binding cassette domain-containing protein, whose product MNMSRTLAAPVATTAATTRRALPWWLATVAGTVVLGAGAFFVDEYLAYLASSWLIFGMLGLSLDMVWGRGGMLSLGQTAFFGLGGYAGSVAAINLASVTGNTLVWSLPVGAIVGAAAAGAVGWLLFHGRLGALQATILTYTVTLLLWTGSISFSARFGDAVVGGDNGLSNIPGMVLGFGADAQGLGPQGTFACVLAVSALVLLGVRALLRSPFGTVVDCVRLDGPKTELLGYDVRRCQLVVFTLAGGIAGLAGALYGAWANYLNPSLFSAQQALLVPIYVLVGGLGTLAGPFVGAVAVGGLSYWLGGGVVGGQTTLIMGVALILLVLFLRGGLLGGLGRLWALRGPGGAQGKARQAKTAMDVDLVRGLREGAAVPAPVLEIRDGVKRFGGVVPVNRVTQRFAPGRVRCLIGPNGAGKSSLLRCLTGTHLLDAGEIVLDGRPVTRWMPYRRVQAGVGIKMQVAQVFGELSVRTNLWIAAYSRDRDAAVADRLSERTLRALGLETLAERDAADLSHGEQQWLDLGMVLCLQPSVVLLDEPAAGMTGDERRELSQLVRVLAETAAVVVVEHDMAFVRTLDAEVTVLHRGEVFAQGDLDTLRQDERILDIYLGRQQHVRSH is encoded by the coding sequence ATGAACATGAGCAGAACCCTGGCCGCACCCGTGGCCACGACCGCGGCCACCACGCGCCGCGCGCTTCCCTGGTGGCTGGCCACCGTCGCCGGCACCGTCGTGCTGGGCGCCGGCGCCTTCTTCGTCGACGAGTACCTCGCCTACCTCGCGAGCTCCTGGCTGATCTTCGGCATGCTGGGCCTGAGCCTGGACATGGTGTGGGGCCGCGGCGGCATGCTGAGCCTCGGGCAGACGGCCTTCTTCGGCCTCGGCGGCTACGCGGGCAGCGTGGCGGCGATCAACCTCGCGAGCGTCACCGGCAACACGCTGGTGTGGTCGCTGCCGGTCGGCGCGATCGTGGGCGCGGCCGCCGCCGGCGCGGTCGGCTGGCTGCTGTTCCACGGCCGCCTCGGCGCGCTGCAGGCCACCATCCTGACCTACACCGTCACCCTGCTGCTGTGGACCGGCAGCATCTCGTTCTCGGCGCGCTTCGGCGACGCGGTGGTGGGCGGCGACAACGGCCTGTCGAACATCCCGGGCATGGTGCTGGGCTTCGGCGCCGACGCGCAGGGGCTCGGGCCGCAGGGCACCTTCGCCTGCGTGCTGGCGGTCTCGGCGCTGGTGCTGCTGGGCGTGCGCGCGCTGCTGCGATCGCCCTTCGGCACGGTCGTCGACTGCGTGCGCCTCGACGGCCCCAAGACCGAGCTGCTGGGCTACGACGTGCGGCGCTGCCAGCTCGTGGTGTTCACGCTGGCCGGCGGCATCGCGGGCCTGGCCGGCGCGCTCTACGGCGCCTGGGCCAACTACCTCAACCCCTCGCTGTTCAGCGCGCAGCAGGCGCTGCTGGTGCCGATCTACGTGCTGGTGGGCGGGCTCGGCACGCTGGCCGGTCCGTTCGTGGGCGCGGTGGCGGTCGGCGGGCTGTCGTACTGGCTGGGCGGCGGCGTGGTCGGCGGGCAGACCACGCTGATCATGGGCGTGGCGCTGATCCTGCTCGTGCTGTTCCTGCGCGGCGGGCTGCTCGGCGGTCTCGGCCGGTTGTGGGCGCTGCGCGGGCCGGGCGGCGCGCAGGGCAAGGCGCGCCAGGCCAAGACCGCGATGGACGTGGACCTGGTGCGCGGCCTGCGCGAAGGCGCGGCCGTGCCGGCGCCGGTGCTCGAGATCCGCGACGGGGTCAAGCGCTTCGGCGGCGTGGTGCCCGTCAACCGCGTCACCCAGCGCTTCGCGCCGGGCCGCGTGCGCTGCCTGATCGGGCCGAACGGCGCGGGCAAGAGCTCGCTGCTGCGCTGCCTCACGGGCACGCACCTGCTCGACGCGGGCGAGATCGTGCTCGACGGGCGACCGGTCACGCGCTGGATGCCGTACCGCCGCGTGCAGGCCGGCGTGGGCATCAAGATGCAGGTGGCGCAGGTGTTCGGCGAACTGAGCGTGCGCACCAACCTCTGGATCGCCGCCTACAGCCGCGACCGCGATGCCGCGGTGGCCGACCGGCTCAGCGAGCGCACCCTGCGCGCGCTCGGCCTCGAGACGCTGGCCGAGCGCGATGCGGCCGACCTCTCGCACGGCGAGCAGCAATGGCTGGACCTCGGCATGGTGCTGTGCCTGCAGCCCTCGGTGGTGCTGCTCGACGAGCCGGCCGCGGGCATGACCGGCGACGAGCGCCGCGAGCTCTCGCAGCTGGTGCGCGTGCTCGCCGAAACGGCGGCCGTGGTCGTGGTCGAGCACGACATGGCCTTCGTGCGCACGCTCGACGCCGAAGTGACCGTCCTGCACCGCGGCGAGGTCTTCGCCCAGGGCGACCTCGACACCCTGCGCCAGGACGAACGCATCCTGGACATCTATCTCGGGAGACAGCAGCATGTTCGAAGCCATTGA
- a CDS encoding alpha/beta hydrolase, whose product MPCITTNDGTQIYYKDWGQGQPIVFSHGWPLSGDDWDNQMLYFLHQGFRVIAHDRRGHGRSTQTATGNEMDTYADDLAALTAALDLQDAVHVGHSTGGGEVARYLGRHGTKRVAKAVLIGAVPPLMLKTAANPGGLPIEVFDGIRAGVAGNRAEFYRDVTLPFYGYNRPGARISEGIRNHWWLQGMMGGIKAHYDCVKAFSETDFTEDLQKIDVPTLVMHGDDDQIVPIGAAGLMSAKLVKGATLKVYPGLPHGMCATHPEVINADLLAFIKG is encoded by the coding sequence ATGCCCTGCATCACGACCAACGACGGCACCCAGATCTACTACAAGGACTGGGGCCAGGGTCAGCCGATCGTCTTCTCGCACGGCTGGCCCCTGTCGGGCGACGACTGGGACAACCAGATGCTGTACTTCCTGCACCAGGGATTCCGCGTCATCGCGCACGACCGCCGCGGCCATGGCCGCTCCACGCAGACGGCCACCGGCAACGAGATGGACACCTACGCGGACGACCTGGCCGCGCTCACCGCCGCGCTGGACCTCCAGGACGCCGTGCACGTGGGCCACTCGACCGGCGGCGGCGAAGTCGCGCGCTACCTGGGCCGCCACGGCACGAAGCGCGTCGCCAAGGCGGTGCTCATCGGCGCGGTGCCGCCGCTGATGCTCAAGACCGCCGCGAATCCGGGCGGACTGCCGATCGAGGTCTTCGATGGCATCCGGGCCGGCGTCGCCGGCAACCGCGCCGAGTTCTACCGCGACGTCACGCTGCCCTTCTACGGCTACAACCGCCCGGGCGCCAGGATCTCCGAGGGCATTCGCAACCACTGGTGGCTGCAGGGAATGATGGGTGGCATCAAGGCCCACTACGACTGCGTGAAGGCCTTCTCCGAGACCGACTTCACCGAGGACCTCCAGAAGATCGACGTGCCCACGCTCGTGATGCACGGCGACGACGACCAGATCGTGCCGATCGGCGCGGCGGGCCTGATGTCGGCCAAGCTGGTGAAGGGAGCCACGCTCAAGGTCTACCCAGGCCTGCCGCACGGCATGTGCGCGACGCATCCCGAGGTGATCAACGCCGACCTGCTGGCGTTCATCAAGGGCTGA
- a CDS encoding ANTAR domain-containing protein has product MSPDPIQLRSLRDIRVAVIHPDDEDARVLCEQLRRFGCRVTALWPEPNHLPEGTEAVFFSIQSERDAAHPWLAGSSHAVLIALLAYENPAVLEAAAAANVHGVLPKPIRPFGVLATLYVARMLFRYEERLLNRIAKLDETLRTRRIVERAMKILATRQGISEDEAYAIIRREAMRKQLPVSSMAESIVHAEAIYGLPPDRGTSDPAE; this is encoded by the coding sequence ATGTCGCCCGATCCGATCCAGCTGCGCTCCCTGCGTGACATCCGGGTCGCCGTCATCCATCCCGACGACGAGGACGCCCGCGTGCTGTGCGAGCAGCTGCGCCGCTTTGGCTGCCGCGTCACCGCGCTGTGGCCCGAGCCGAACCACCTGCCCGAGGGCACCGAGGCCGTGTTCTTCAGCATCCAGTCGGAGCGCGATGCCGCGCACCCGTGGCTGGCCGGTTCCTCGCACGCGGTGCTGATCGCGCTGCTGGCCTACGAGAACCCGGCCGTGCTCGAGGCTGCCGCGGCGGCCAACGTGCACGGCGTGCTGCCCAAGCCGATTCGTCCCTTCGGCGTGCTCGCCACGCTGTACGTCGCACGCATGCTGTTCCGCTACGAGGAGCGGCTGCTCAACCGCATCGCCAAGCTCGACGAGACTTTGCGCACGCGGCGCATCGTCGAGCGCGCGATGAAGATCCTCGCCACGCGCCAGGGCATCTCGGAGGACGAGGCCTACGCCATCATCCGGCGCGAGGCCATGCGCAAGCAGTTGCCGGTGTCGTCGATGGCCGAGTCGATCGTGCATGCGGAAGCGATCTACGGTTTGCCGCCCGATCGCGGCACTTCCGATCCGGCCGAGTGA